A single genomic interval of Gossypium raimondii isolate GPD5lz chromosome 11, ASM2569854v1, whole genome shotgun sequence harbors:
- the LOC105804093 gene encoding kinesin-like protein KIN-8B, whose product MPTIRAPAKKQTTTLTVAVKCRPLSQRACGRDIVRVKNNKEVVVLDPDLSKDYLDRIQNRTKEKKYCFDHAFGPQSTNLDTYQKCISTIISGVVQGLNATVFAYGSTGSGKTYTMVGTQHDPGLMVLSLHTIFDLIRRDKSSDEFEVTCSYLEVYNEVIYDLLEKSSGSLELREDPEHGIVVAGLRCIKVHSADKILELLNLGNSRRKTESTEANATSSRSHAVLEIIVRRKQRNKYKNQVMRGKLALVDLAGSERASETNSTGQKLRDGANINRSLLALANCINALGKQQKRGLVYVPYRNSKLTRILKDGLSGNSQTVMVATISPADSQYHHTVNTLKYADRAKEIKTHIQKNIGTIDTHVSDYQRMIDSLQIEVCRLKKELADKESQLSVKPTETTADDELSWLNVLSQEISENVQERINLQKALFELEETNLRNRTELQHLDDAIAKQPVSEKDGTVSEALRVRRQDILDNIRDNDEAGINYRKEIEENEKHRCQLQGMIEEAISNNGNKTYLRILSQYRLLGMANTELQFEMAMREQIIHNQREAQRNLWNLIMGLGLDEKQIFDLAAKQGITIEDWTVTRYPGLSNRGKSPNLASGGYAPFSYGLSINQWRRSSCIYQNHQRVASKSFSQDRWDLSPTFCREKHHSFYYLLAHDNSPPCVRFRRSSDNWVSGGHPISWFGTPDKLPRDLRKSYPEITPVSSCNEIYLPTPALGADFGRAKGHYEAKFIQQGSS is encoded by the exons atgccgaCGATTAGAGCTCCAGCTAAGAAGCAAACTACGACTTTAACG gTTGCAGTAAAATGTAGACCGTTAAGTCAGAGGGCGTGCGGTCGCGACATTGTTAGAGTAAAAAACAACAAG GAAGTGGTAGTGTTAGATCCTGACTTATCAAAGGATTATTTGGATCGCATTCAAAATCGAACCAAAGAGAAAAAGTATTGTTTCGATCACGCCTTTGGTCCTCAGTCTACAAATTTG GATACCTACCAGAAATGTATATCTACTATAATCTCGGGAGTTGTACAAGGTCTTAATGCAACTGTATTTGCCTATGGTTCAACTGGAAG TGGTAAAACTTACACAATGGTTGGGACACAGCATGATCCTGGACTCATGGTTCTGAGTTTGCACACAATTTTTGATCTTATTAGAAGGGATAAGAGCTCTGACGAATTTGAAGTTACTTGTTCCTATCTTGAAGTCTATAATGAG GTTATATATGATTTACTCGAAAAATCATCAGGTTCTTTGGAACTTAGAGAGGATCCTGAGCATGGAATAGTTGTTGCTGGGCTAAGATGCATTAAG GTTCATTCAGCTGATAAGATCcttgaacttttaaatttgGGGAATAGTCGAAGAAAAACAGAAAGCACAGAGGCTAATGCTACGTCTTCAAG ATCACATGCAGTATTGGAGATTATTGTGAGAAGAAAACAgagaaacaaatataaaaatcaagtcATGCGAGGAAAACTTGCACTTGTTGACCTTGCTGGCAGTGAACGAGCTTCTGAAACAAACAGTACGGGCCAAAAGCTGAGGGATGGTGCTAACATTAATCGTTCACTTCTTGCTTTAGCGAACTGCATCAATGCTCTAGGGAAACAACAAAAGAGGGGTCTTGTCTATGTTCCATACCGCAATAG TAAACTGACAAGGATACTTAAAGATGGTTTGAGTGGTAACTCTCAGACAGTGATGGTTGCTACAATATCTCCTGCAGATAGTCAGTATCATCACACTGTGAATACCCTGAAATATGCAGACAGGGCAAAGGAAATAAAGACACACATCCAG aAAAATATTGGCACAATCGATACACATGTATCAGATTATCAACGAATGATTGACAGCCTTCAG ATTGAAGTTTGCCGATTGAAGAAAGAACTAGCAGACAAGGAATCACAGTTGAGTGTCAAACCAACAGAAACGACTGCTGATGATGAACTGTCTTGGTTAAATGTCTTGAGCCAAGAAATCAGTGAAAATGTTCAGGAACGTATAAACTTACAGAAGGCACTGTTTGAACTTGAGGAAACCAATCTTCGAAACCGCACTGAACTTCAGCATCTTGATGATGCTATTGCAAAACAACCG GTTTCTGAAAAGGATGGTACAGTTTCTGAAGCTCTGAGAGTGAGGAGGCAAGATATTCTTGATAACATCCGTGACAATGATGAGGCTGGTATTAATTACCGAAAG gaaattgaagaaaatgaaaagcatCGTTGCCAACTCCAAGGTATGATTGAGGAAGCAATCAGTAACAATGGCAATAAAACTTACTTGCGCATACTCAGTCAATACAGACTCCTG GGGATGGCTAATACTGAGCTTCAGTTTGAAATGGCAATGAGAGAACAGATAATCCACAACCAAAGAGAGGCACAAAGAAATCTTTGGAACTTGATCATGGGGTTGGGACTTGATGAGAAACAGATATTTGACCTTGCTGCCAAGCAGGGAATAACGATTGAAGATTGGACAGTGACACGCTATCCGGGGCTTTCAAACAGAGGGAAAtcacccaatttggcatctGGAGGGTATGCTCCATTCAGTTATGGTCTTTCTATAAACCAATGGCGTAGATCATCTTGCATCTACCAGAATCATCAACGTGTTGCTTCAAAGTCATTTTCTCAAGACCGCTGGGACCTGTCTCCTACATTTTGCCGGGAAAAGCACCATAGTTTTTACTACTTACTAGCTCATGATAACTCTCCGCCATGTGTCAGGTTCAGGAGGAGTAGTGATAACTGGGTCAGTGGTGGTCATCCAATTTCTTGGTTTGGCACCCCTGATAAGCTTCCCCGAGATTTGCGGAAATCATACCCAGAGATAACTCCTGTTTCATCATGCAATGAAATCTATCTGCCAACTCCAGCTCTCGGTGCAGATTTTGGACGGGCAAAAG GACATTATGAGGCAAAATTTATACAGCAAGGCTCCTCATGA
- the LOC105804092 gene encoding transcription factor bHLH19 isoform X2, which translates to MEIASAKWLSELEMEDPTLFPQYPTMNPIDFSFDDFNFESFSPESYTSYTNIDHSHGLHIEASHNVGDDDFRRPMKQLKTSSSNWKSSCITDNIPPKAASSSSSHIISFDNSNSSPPDISQHYCGLDRDLKRKNEVGSDGNYTGTFPSLISQVAYEDQYCSPKFEQVSKRVGSSTRAPLYAQDHVIAERKRREKLSQRFISLSALIPGLKKNDKASVLGDAIKYLKQLQERVGTLENQVATKTMESVIIVRKTQIYSDDETSSCGENFESQSNNPFPEIEARVSEKDVLIRIHCEKNKGCIPNIINEVEKLHLCVLNTNVLPFGQATLDITIVAQMEADFSMTVKDLVKSLRLALLNFM; encoded by the exons ATGGAAATTGCTTCAGCCAAATGGTTATCTGAACTG GAAATGGAGGATCCCACGTTGTTCCCACAATATCCAACGATGAACCCTATTGACTTTTCGTTTGATGATTTCAATTTCGAATCTTTTTCTCCTGAGAGCTACACATCCTACACAAACATCGACCACTCCCATGGTTTACATATTGAAGCTTCTCATAACGTCGGTGACGACGACTTTAGAAGGCCAATGAAACAACTCAAGACCAGCAGCAGCAATTGGAAGTCTTCTTGCATCACTGATAACATCCCACCTAAGGCtgcttcttcctcttcttcccATATAATCTCTTTTGACAACTCGAATTCGTCACCGCCCGATATATCTCAGCACTATTGTGGTCTAGACCGTGATTTGAAACGGAAAAATGAGGTGGGTTCAGATGGAAATTACACGGGAACTTTTCCATCTTTGATTTCTCAAGTTGCCTACGAGGACCAATATTGTTCACCTAAATTTGAGCAGGTTTCAAAGAGGGTTGGTTCATCGACTAGGGCTCCACTCTATGCTCAAGATCATGTAATTGCTGAAAGAAAACGTCGTGAAAAGCTCAGCCAAAGGTTCATCTCTCTTTCAGCACTTATTCCTGGCCTGAAAAAG AATGACAAGGCTTCTGTTCTTGGGGACGCTATCAAATACTTGAAGCAACTTCAGGAGCGAGTGGGTACGCTTGAGAATCAAGTGGCTACGAAAACAATGGAATCGGTGATCATTGTGAGGAAAACCCAAATTTATTCAGATGATGAAACATCGTCGTGTGGTGAGAACTTTGAAAGCCAATCCAACAATCCATTCCCCGAGATCGAAGCAAGAGTTTCGGAAAAAGATGTGCTCATTAGAATCCACTGCGAGAAAAACAAAGGGTGCATACCAAATATCATAAACGAAGTCGAAAAGCTTCATCTCTGTGTGCTTAATACCAACGTCTTGCCCTTTGGGCAAGCTACCCTTGACATAACCATTGTTGCTCAG ATGGAAGCGGATTTTTCAATGACAGTGAAGGATCTTGTGAAAAGTCTGCGACTGGCTTTGCTCAACTTTATGTGA
- the LOC105804092 gene encoding transcription factor bHLH19 isoform X3 produces the protein MEIASAKWLSELEMEDPTLFPQYPTMNPIDFSFDDFNFESFSPESYTSYTNIDHSHGLHIEASHNVGDDDFRRPMKQLKTSSSNWKSSCITDNIPPKAASSSSSHIISFDNSNSSPPDISQHYCGLDRDLKRKNEVSKRVGSSTRAPLYAQDHVIAERKRREKLSQRFISLSALIPGLKKNDKASVLGDAIKYLKQLQERVGTLENQVATKTMESVIIVRKTQIYSDDETSSCGENFESQSNNPFPEIEARVSEKDVLIRIHCEKNKGCIPNIINEVEKLHLCVLNTNVLPFGQATLDITIVAQVIFQSNVPRNSSLERNLSNLINAIKTLD, from the exons ATGGAAATTGCTTCAGCCAAATGGTTATCTGAACTG GAAATGGAGGATCCCACGTTGTTCCCACAATATCCAACGATGAACCCTATTGACTTTTCGTTTGATGATTTCAATTTCGAATCTTTTTCTCCTGAGAGCTACACATCCTACACAAACATCGACCACTCCCATGGTTTACATATTGAAGCTTCTCATAACGTCGGTGACGACGACTTTAGAAGGCCAATGAAACAACTCAAGACCAGCAGCAGCAATTGGAAGTCTTCTTGCATCACTGATAACATCCCACCTAAGGCtgcttcttcctcttcttcccATATAATCTCTTTTGACAACTCGAATTCGTCACCGCCCGATATATCTCAGCACTATTGTGGTCTAGACCGTGATTTGAAACGGAAAAATGAG GTTTCAAAGAGGGTTGGTTCATCGACTAGGGCTCCACTCTATGCTCAAGATCATGTAATTGCTGAAAGAAAACGTCGTGAAAAGCTCAGCCAAAGGTTCATCTCTCTTTCAGCACTTATTCCTGGCCTGAAAAAG AATGACAAGGCTTCTGTTCTTGGGGACGCTATCAAATACTTGAAGCAACTTCAGGAGCGAGTGGGTACGCTTGAGAATCAAGTGGCTACGAAAACAATGGAATCGGTGATCATTGTGAGGAAAACCCAAATTTATTCAGATGATGAAACATCGTCGTGTGGTGAGAACTTTGAAAGCCAATCCAACAATCCATTCCCCGAGATCGAAGCAAGAGTTTCGGAAAAAGATGTGCTCATTAGAATCCACTGCGAGAAAAACAAAGGGTGCATACCAAATATCATAAACGAAGTCGAAAAGCTTCATCTCTGTGTGCTTAATACCAACGTCTTGCCCTTTGGGCAAGCTACCCTTGACATAACCATTGTTGCTCAGGTAATTTTCCAATCCAACGTTCCCAGAAATTCTAGCCTGGAAAGGAAcctttccaatttaattaacGCGATTAAAACCCTTGACTAA
- the LOC105804092 gene encoding transcription factor bHLH19 isoform X1 produces MEIASAKWLSELEMEDPTLFPQYPTMNPIDFSFDDFNFESFSPESYTSYTNIDHSHGLHIEASHNVGDDDFRRPMKQLKTSSSNWKSSCITDNIPPKAASSSSSHIISFDNSNSSPPDISQHYCGLDRDLKRKNEVGSDGNYTGTFPSLISQVAYEDQYCSPKFEQVSKRVGSSTRAPLYAQDHVIAERKRREKLSQRFISLSALIPGLKKNDKASVLGDAIKYLKQLQERVGTLENQVATKTMESVIIVRKTQIYSDDETSSCGENFESQSNNPFPEIEARVSEKDVLIRIHCEKNKGCIPNIINEVEKLHLCVLNTNVLPFGQATLDITIVAQVIFQSNVPRNSSLERNLSNLINAIKTLD; encoded by the exons ATGGAAATTGCTTCAGCCAAATGGTTATCTGAACTG GAAATGGAGGATCCCACGTTGTTCCCACAATATCCAACGATGAACCCTATTGACTTTTCGTTTGATGATTTCAATTTCGAATCTTTTTCTCCTGAGAGCTACACATCCTACACAAACATCGACCACTCCCATGGTTTACATATTGAAGCTTCTCATAACGTCGGTGACGACGACTTTAGAAGGCCAATGAAACAACTCAAGACCAGCAGCAGCAATTGGAAGTCTTCTTGCATCACTGATAACATCCCACCTAAGGCtgcttcttcctcttcttcccATATAATCTCTTTTGACAACTCGAATTCGTCACCGCCCGATATATCTCAGCACTATTGTGGTCTAGACCGTGATTTGAAACGGAAAAATGAGGTGGGTTCAGATGGAAATTACACGGGAACTTTTCCATCTTTGATTTCTCAAGTTGCCTACGAGGACCAATATTGTTCACCTAAATTTGAGCAGGTTTCAAAGAGGGTTGGTTCATCGACTAGGGCTCCACTCTATGCTCAAGATCATGTAATTGCTGAAAGAAAACGTCGTGAAAAGCTCAGCCAAAGGTTCATCTCTCTTTCAGCACTTATTCCTGGCCTGAAAAAG AATGACAAGGCTTCTGTTCTTGGGGACGCTATCAAATACTTGAAGCAACTTCAGGAGCGAGTGGGTACGCTTGAGAATCAAGTGGCTACGAAAACAATGGAATCGGTGATCATTGTGAGGAAAACCCAAATTTATTCAGATGATGAAACATCGTCGTGTGGTGAGAACTTTGAAAGCCAATCCAACAATCCATTCCCCGAGATCGAAGCAAGAGTTTCGGAAAAAGATGTGCTCATTAGAATCCACTGCGAGAAAAACAAAGGGTGCATACCAAATATCATAAACGAAGTCGAAAAGCTTCATCTCTGTGTGCTTAATACCAACGTCTTGCCCTTTGGGCAAGCTACCCTTGACATAACCATTGTTGCTCAGGTAATTTTCCAATCCAACGTTCCCAGAAATTCTAGCCTGGAAAGGAAcctttccaatttaattaacGCGATTAAAACCCTTGACTAA